The genomic region TAGTTGAGACTGAGCTTTTCAGTTTGTCCTGGTTTTCTGTGATTAAGAGATCAACAGTTACATCTGTTAAAATTCAGTTGAACAGTGTTGAGAACTTgctaggctctgtgctaagtgcttacGTATGTGACGGCTCcctgacttccagcctcctgaCTGCCTCAGAGGCTCAATAAGGGATGACTGCCAGATATAGAAAATGCCAGAACCTGAGGTTTCCCCATAATTTGCTGCTTCTAATACCCACATTTCCTCCAGTTCTGCTCTGGTGCGCTTCTAAACCAATGTTCTGGTCCTGATGAAATCATGTCAGGAACATCATGAAGTCTATATGCCAGCTTCGGAGCCAGCCGACCCCTAATCCCTCCCTGTTCCCTCCAAGGGACCCTGGCTCATCCCCAGTACCCTGTTGTGGCGATTACAGCCCTTGCTTACCTAATTTGCGTGTCTGTCTGGTGACTGACACCTTCTCAAGGAGAGGTCATTCTTAATGTTGGTGACCATTAATACTTGGCACGCCATACCTGGTCCCTGaagacagattttttaaaaattagcaattgCAGTTAATAAACATGGAGAAgtagcttttctttccttttttttttttttaaatcatgaccCTCCTGACTCTGGGCCAGAATATACAATGGTGGGAAGACAGGAGGTAGAAGAGCCCAAGTAGGAAGAAGGGATGGTGGAGAGAGAACTTTTATCATTAATCAAAATAGGAATGCCAgcaccttttaaaaacaaaacaaaccaaaccaaacccccACTAAACAAGTCAGAGTTACAAAGTGCTGAAGAACATGCCCACAGAAGACAAGGAGCGTTCCTCTAACTAGCCTTACTCCGTCTGGGCAGCTTTCCCCTCTCCTCACATCTGAGCCCTTCCTCAAGCAGTCCACCCTGTGAGGATGCTGCCCTTGTTGCCACGTGTTTCCTAGGAAAGGACCCGAAACAGGTGAGGGTCATGTCTGTAGCGACAGTTCTGCCTCCACTGTGTCCTCCATGAAACTTCCGCATCGTAAGACTCTTCCCCTGCCACCTCGGGGGCCTCTACTAGTGCTCCTCAAACTCTCCCCCATCACCTCCACTCGtcagaaaacagaagaacaaaataaacggGCTTTGGCGGGGGGAGGACGCGGGCGCCCCTGAACCCCACACAGCTGCGTTGTCAGAATGGCGTAATGAAAAACATCACTGAGCAAATGGATGTTTATTCTGTTAAagttttaaaccatttttaatgaCTCTGGGGGCTATGTTTAAAGCTGTTATTATTGCAATCCTCAGGGAAAAAATATTGGGAATTAAAAATGTGTTCTGTCTGCAAACTGTAAATCATAATCCCTAATGAAATGAGGGCATAAATCCAGTTCCTCTCATAAAAGCTCACGTTGTATGCAAGTTGCCCCACGTGTTACGTCTGTACTTACTCGTGAAATTCTGCCCCGATCGTCCTTGCAGATCAAGAAATTCTGCGAAAATTagagaaggagaaaatcctgGTATTCACACCATCCCGACGAGTCCAGGGCAGGCGGGTGGTGTGCTATGATGACCGGTTCATCGTGAAGCTGGCTTTTGAGTCAGATGGGATCATTGTGTCCAATGACAACTACAGGGACCTGGCAAACGAGAAACCGGAGTGGAAGAAGTTCATAGATGAGCGATTGTTAATGTACTCCTTCGTCAATGACAAGTAAGTGAACCCATTCACTgacggtggggggggagggttccTGCTTCCCTGCATGCAGAGGCCTCGCTGCGCCTGCCACGGGCCAGACCCAAGTCACATCTCTTCCCGCAGCCCCTCAGCCTACTTCCCCTCTGATCCCCGGGCCGGCgagggggaggggggtcgggAATCCGTGCGGGAGGGACAGGCCCCTGCGCTGTAGGACGCGAACATGGCACATCTGTCAGAACGGACAGGGACGGTTCTGGAACATATCGACCCCCCAAAACACTGCCTTTCAAAATCTACCTAGAGCCTTGATcacttaaatctatttttaaaatacatgatttttgtAAATATTACACCAGTGGTAAGACTCCAGTCATGATTAAGTTGATAAATGGGCAGAGAATAATAAAAAGTAGGTCTCCTGAGAAATAAGTGTATTTCCAAAATGGGGGGAAATTCACCTGTTGATAATCAAAAATGTGAACTAAATTTACAAAGTACATATTTTTTCACCCatttaaatcacaaaaatatttttgcatgtgCTCTGTGCTGTTAAAGATAGAGTGAAACTGCTCACACAGTTTGGCGTGGGTCAACAGAAGCCTTGGAAATATGTATACCTTCTCAGGCCCATCATCTCCTTTCTGGGAATATATAGTCTGAGGAGAAAAAGACCAGATatgttcatttctgtattttttataattgcaAGAATTCAGAGGCAGCTGAAGGTACAACAGAGAAATCGGTTAAGCCGCTCTGCATCTAGCAGAATATTTTCAGCTCTTCAGCATTATGAGTATAAAGGCTATTGAGAAACGTGGAAATTTGttagaaagacaaaacaaaattatatttgtgtTTGGGAAATGTGTATGCATACAGAAATGACTAAAATGCAACACATAAATGGAAAATAGTTGTATTAAGATCGTAGGATTGAGTTACTCTTCTGTTCTTAATGTTGCCACATTGTTTTAACAAATAGTAAACACCGTATTTGCTAAGTGTTCTTAGCCACGTTGACACTCCCTTAACATTGTTCACGTTTCCTGGGTAACTCCTTGGCCCATTTCAAGTTCCAGCATTGACATAATGAGTAGAACTCTTCAGTTGTAACTTCTTCCTGTTAGGCTCTGCATGCCGTGAACTCTTGGATCCGGGAGattttttccatctctctgctgagGCGCAAAGAGAGTGGGCTGTGGGGTTCGATGCGGAATCTCAACTGTGCAGTGTGAACTAAGATCAAAGTCACTTAATTAGGAAAGTGTATTAATCTGCAAAAATTAATTGCAGGGCCCAAAAATTAACCTGAAGGGCCCACTgtcaggaagaaaggagagggggtATGCACATTCCCAGGCCGGGAGCGGGGTTGGTCCGGTGTCCGTGTTCCTGTTCACTGCTCCTCGCTTACCCGGCCTCTATACTTGACAAGATCGAGGCTCACGGAATCCCCCTAAAATGGCAGTGTGTTGTTTTCTGAAGTCCTTACAAAATCCTGAGCATGACAGGAAGAAAGAATTCATGAGAACATGCAAGGCTCAATACAAGTTCGGCTTGACACATTTTACTTTTGTGTTCAGTAAGAAAATTCTGTGTACTGAGATTTTTTACCCCATAAATGCCGAGTCAAAATActtgattaaaaatgttttaaaggccTTAGAGTGAATCAGTCTCTTACCTTCTGTCTTCGGAATTAAATGATCAGCCTCCTACATCACTATGTATTCTTTCCCTGACAGGTTCATGCCCCCCGATGACCCGCTTGGCAGACACGGCCCAAGCCTGGATAATTTTCTGAGGAAGAAACCTATTGTTCCTGAACACAAAAAGCAGCCTTGTCCATACGGTAACTTTCCTTGTAATTATTTAACATACGCCTTCAGAATACAGTCTGTTGTTAAACttttggtaataaaaataaacatgttatatTTTGGATGGCATAGTACGTAGTTCTTTGAATTGTAATCAAACATCTTAGccgtggggaaaaaaagtaattatttttacctAGTTGGGTTCTATGCAAATGCATTTCCCAGAGTTAAAACATGGGTTCCAAAAACTCCGCTTAATCAGGCAGGTACAAATGTGTTCTGGCATCGAGCGACACCTCAGATGGGCAGGGGTTTAGCGCATTACCGCGGTACATTTTGCTCTCTTCAGAACAGAAGGTCCTGATTGTGAAGCCAGACTGGAAGCGTGTGGGCAGGGAGGAGTTGAGGACACAGGGTATGGTATTAACCTACACCTCTGGAGGTGACTTAATCGCCCAGCCAGTGTGTCGGTCACTCTAGAGAGGACCGAAGCGGGGAGGACTGCAAGGGAGCAGGTCTCCAGAGGAAGGGACAAAGGAGCGACTCAGCTTACCTTccatttctgcctttgtttctctcACAAGTTAAAACCCTGAGCTGCCAGGGTCTGGTGGAACGCTCCTTTGCCTAATTAATGTTCCTCTTCGTAGGAAAGAAGTGTACCTATGGACACAAGTGCAAATATTACCACCCCGAGAGGGGCAGTCAGCCACAGCGGTCGGTGGCCGATGAGCTTCGTGCCATGTCTAGAAACACCGCGGCCAAAACCGCCAACGAAGGAGGACTGGTGAAGAGCAACAGTGTTCCCTGCAGCACGAAAGCGGACAGCACTTCCGATGTCAAACGAGGTGCTCCAAAGAGGCAATCGGACCCAAGCATAAGGACCCAAGTCTACCAAGACCTAGAGGAAAAGCTTCCCACCAAAAACAAATTGGAAACCAGGTCTGTACCTTCTTTAGTTAGTATCCCGGCTACTTCTACTGCAAAACCCCAAAGCACTACATCTCTAAGCAATGGCCTTCCATCTGGAGTTCACTTCCCACCTCAGGATCAAAGACCACAGGGACAATATCCTCCAATGGTGATGGCAACCAAAAATCATGGAACGCCAATGCCTTACGAACAGTATCCCAAATGCGACTCGCCTGTTGACATCGGATACTATTCCATGTTGAATGCATATTCAAATCTGAGTATCTCAGGCCCACGCAGTCCTGAAAGGCGTTTCTCCCTGGACACAGATTACAGGATCAGCTCTGTAGCTTCTGACTGCAGCAGTGAAGGGAGCATGAGCTGTGGGAGCAGTGACTCCTACGTGGGGTACAACGACCGGTCCTACGTCAGTTCTCCTGACCCTCAGctggaagagaatctcaagtgccAACACATGCGCCCGCACAGCCGCCTTAACTCCCAGCCCTTCCTGCAGAATTTCCACGACCCCTTAGCTAGAGCTCAAAGCTACAGTCACGAAGAACCAAAGTACCATCACAAGCCTCCTCTGCCACACCTGGCCGTGCATCTGCAGCACCCAGCCGTGGGGGCCCGGTCCAGCTGCCCCGGCGAGTACCCCTCCCCTCCGAGTTCCGCGCACCCGAAGGCACCCCACCTGGGCCGCTCCCTCGTGGCCACACGAATAGACAGCATTTCGGACTCCCGGCTGTACGACAGCTCTCCTTCCCGACCGAGAAAGCCTTACTCCCCCCAGGAAGGGCTGGGAAGCTGGGATCGGCAGAGCTACGGCGTGGACGCGTACAGCTACCGGCAGACTTACTCCTTGCCCGACAGCTCCACGCAGCCGTGCTACGAGCAGTTCACCTTCCAGAGCCTGCCCGAGCAGCAAGAGCCGACGTGGCGCATGCCGTACTGCGGGATGCCACCAGATCCTCCAAGGTACCAAGACAACCGAGAGAAGATTTACATCAACTTGTGCAACATCTTCCCCCCTGACCTTGTGAGAACTGTCATGAAAAGGAACCCTCACATGACAGACGCCCAGCAGCTCGCCGCGGCCATCTTAGTGGAGAAGTCACAGCTGGGCTATTGAAAGATGATGCATCTTTGTGGTGTTTAGTAGTTTTTTGTTCAGCTCAAATGCTGAGGGAGGTTTGCTACAATAGCACACGTGATCTCCTTCTCGGCAAGGAGGTTATCTAGtatccatttatgtgaaatactGTATCATGGAATCTGTATGTATAGCCCCACGTAGTGGAAGTATCACGGGATTGCTTTacattcaaacttttttttaaacatttcctttttaaagctctCTCCTTGGCTGGAAATTTTTCCAGTTTGATTTATTAGATGTCTCTGTGATCTTTGATATTAATCTTTGGTGCATCAGGGGTTTATATGCAGCACTTTTTATCCTTGTTTCGTGTTTTATTAACTTGGTGTTTGTCTATCAATTGCAAGCAATTACAATACTTTCAGAATGTCGAACATTTGACTAGACCCTAGCCGACTATTTTTGCAAGCCAAGCTTAATTGGAATCTTTTACagctttttaagttatttttatttgggggaggtGGGCTTCTTTGTGCTGTAATCATTATTTATAGAAACAAAGATATGCGACAGCACtgactttatattttaaacaaaatgtgaGTTACCGGTTTATGTGGGAATGGGTAACAGTCTATGTTAGAATGATTTACAACATGGcacttttcattgttttatttttgttcgggttttttttttttttcctgttaagtaATTAGTTAATTTAATACGGTTGACTTAAAGGAAAGCAGATGCAATCAATGgaaaaaattgtttccatttttttttttttaacgagtAAGGCAAAAGCCGTAGGTCTTCCAGTTTAGAGCTTTGTTATCCAGCTATGATGTGCTTCCAGACGGCGGAGAATGGAACTGAATTCCCAGATTCTCATTAACCTGTATTTCTAATGTGTTCGTCCTTCTTGTTTCGGGGCACAACAATACTGGATAAAAGAACCCTTTCACAGTACTTGCCTGTTTTTAATGAATCTAATTATTCTCAATGcaacttttatatttaatatactcTTCAGTGTTCCCGCTATTTATCAAGGCTGGCCTGAGGTGGGTGTATGTGTTGAGGATATGCAAAATTTATCGATACTGCACTATaggaatggtggtggtggtggaggtgttGTAAGTGgtaacttaaaaatgtttgtaagatactgtatattttccattttcctgaagGTAGTTTTTTGGGGGGCCTGTTATATTATTAAGGCCAGATTCTTGCCACAAATAGTGTAGTTTTAGCTACAGACTAAAGTCTGTTCTAGTATTAGTAAGGGATATTTCTGGTTTCAGAGTCACGGGTTTTGCTAGATGCGAATTCATTTTTGTCCTCAGCAGACAGACCCCGCATTGAGGGGCAGTCGGGTGCCTCACATGACTTGACTGTTGCCTCCAGGCTCCGAATTTCGCTTCGTGCGACAGACTCCTCCTGATCTGTGTCTGCCGTCCGCCTCGATGCCCGGGGTATTCCGACCATTCTCCATGCTGCAGTTTGAAGGAAAGCCCTGAAAAGCCAGAAAGTACCTTTTACTGTTGATACAAATTGTATCTTTTTAACTATAAGAACTATTTTGATTTGTAGATCTAGTGAAAACACAAATGTGTAACTATGATTAGACTTTTGGGCAACATTTTATCccttatttaaatacaaaattttaaagtaaaattgagGTCTAGGATAGGGTAGAAGATAAAAGTAACAATTTAGGTAAGCAAAAGTGTCTGTCTTAGTTctatagaatatattaaaatatattaaatacatttattggcattttctttctcctaaaacTTATCTAGcgagaacttaaaaaataaaggtaaaatgctGCCTGAAAATAATGTCCAAGCACCTTTGACTAGGATAACATTTTCACTACTTGTGTGACACTGTGTGTTGCATGAAGTAGGATTTGGGTATACAGTAAATGCTTCTAAAAGGCATTGTGCATATTGACATATCCAATAATCTGAACCGTGTTCAGCAAACTTAATTCAGGAAAGTGGTGTTCTACACAATTATTCTGTTGTTGAGGTGAGTGTGGCCCTCCTCTGTACCCAGAAACCATGCAGACGGTGCCACGCAAACCATTCTGAGTGATGTCTGGGTGCGACCCTGCTCACTTTGTGAATCTCTTCTCCGATTTCGTCCGTCACTCTCTGTAGAACAAGTTTAAGTGTAGAAGTCAACTAGTGCCAAAAATAGGGTTACAGATGTGGAGTACCATTTATTTTAGTCATGttctaagccttttttttttttttttttttagtatgaaatCCTTTTTAAATTGTAGGTTTTGGTCCCATTTTCTTCATGTTAGCGTTTTCGCTATCTGAAGACTCTGCCAAACTTTACTAAATCTATTTCAGGAAGATCTTCAGTGACTTGTGTATCATACTTTCAGTCTGAGCTTCTCATGTTTTTAGCTAACTATTTGTCATTTTCTCGTGGATTTTTAAACCATGGAAAAAGAGTGTAGCTCGCCACTACCTGTCCTGAAGTTGAATAGCTCTAAACTGCTCTCACTGAAATCCTTCAGTATAATGAAATGACCTGTGAGTGAAGAAATACCAGTTTTCTTAGGTCAAGAGAACAAcgtgtcccctccccccccccctttttttttttgttttcaagcaCCCATGTTGCTTTCAGAGCTTAAGAATGAGATATTTGGCAGACTTTAGATACAGCAAATCCTTAATTCTCTCAAGCAATAAGTAAAAGGATCCATCACTAAATTAAATCCATAGCTGATCCCAAACCTTCATTGCAGCCAAAACTTTCACCTTAATCTTTTACCAGATTTGCTAGCAGATAACTGGAGAGGGAGGTGTTAGCAGAGAAACTGCCCAGAGCGGTCAACTGATAGAAGAGAAAGAATTCAGATTGGAGCATTTGGCCCCTGACTGACAGCTGGCTGTACTTTACCCAGTAATGAGCCAGTGCACGGTCTCTGTGTCTCAGTACAGAGGGAGTAGCATCCAGCGGCCCGACTCTTGGCCCGCACGGCTTCCTCCCTGCACGTGATATGTCCGTTTTCCGTCCGTTTACGATCTCTGTATCCTGATAGAGTTTGTCATTGACCTCAACATTTGAAAGAAACGCACACCAGTATCAAATGTGTGATACTGGTAGAAACTTGAACTTTGTGCTTTTATGAAATTTCCTTTATGAGAatatgtaatataacttaaaaaacatttttatatgtatatatacatacatgcctACATACTTGTCAAAGTATTAAAAACGGGAGAGGGTGTTACGCTATTGGTGTCCGACCTTCCCTTGGCTGAACTATGTCTGAGTTGTGGAGGACCAAGCCTGCAGCCCAGGTGACCAACGATAAGATTTTAGAACCACTTGAATGGAAAGCAACTCCTCAGTGGTTTTATTCCtggtatttttaaagagttattttgataattttaatagaatgtgtaattttaaaacacaaaaaacttaAAGTAGTATTGATTATACAGATATTTAACATGTCTTTTACGGATGTATCTATGTATATGGacagtaatatatatttatgaaacaaataCACTTTGATTATGTTGTAGCTATTAGTTTGTGATAGGCTAGATAGGGCtctggatatgtgtgtgtgtgtgtgtgtgtgtgtgtgtgtgtgtgtgtgtgtgtgtgtgttttgaaaactCTCGAGCTGTTTTTCCCCCCCGATTTAATGGCACTGACCGAAggtatatttgttttcattctcatttttgctACCCAACTGACTTACTCAAGATGAGCCAGTTCCTAGGTATACACccacaaataaaatgaagtgtAAAACCCATGAACTACACACGGGCATTAGCATCAGAGAAAGCGAGTTAATCCAAGCTAGAGAAGCACGCATTATTTCAGATCGGCCTGGGAAACTCCCTAGGCCCGGGACTGACCAACTCTTTCGGTCAAGGATCAGGCAGTAACTAATCCAGGCCTTGAGAATCATCTGGTCTCTCTAAACTGCTCGTCTCGGCTGGTACAGCACAAAAGCAGCCGCGGATGAGAAAGTAAATGAGCAGTGTGGCCATGCggcaataaaactttacttagcCGCAGGCTAGCTGGGCTGGTGGGCGGAGTTCGCGCCTCCCTGCCCCCGAGGGAGAAAACCCAGGATTATTAAGCCGGAAGTCCTGATACATGTTAATATAAGAAACAAGAACTGTTTCAGTTGACATTCAAAGACAGTGTTATTACTGATGGCCTTCAAAGGATTGCAAGACGGTCCTATTAAAGCATCCTAATTCCCTTGTTTATTCTGTCGTATCCGTTACTTATTAGCGATACTTCTGTGTTTAACCGCACACCCAAAAAAAAGCATTCTGACAACAGATGTTTTAATAAGTATTGAAATTTTTTCATGAACTTTGTATTTCTCTTGACAAACGGGAATACCTTACCtacatttagttttttaaggGCCTCACGGACCAAAAattctgttgtattttaaaaattagcatggAATTagccacaaaatattttaaagactgcATTTGTCAGTTACATCTTTATGCTGGTTTTTTGACTTCTAAAAAATGACAGATGTGCCcttctttaaaaatggttttaaaggaGATAAACATATTGTAATTTCACATACTATAGCTTTATTCTGTAAGATTAAAAATTGTGACTAGTGTAATTGTAGCTATAATGTGCATTTGCTGTATTGTGACTTAAGAAACCAAGCGTATCCCTGCTTTCCCTGTCCAAACCTTTAGTATAGATCTTCTTAGACACCTTAGGACTGTCCTTGGTGAATGATATTCTTGATCATGTGTGATTTTAAATTCATTGAAACTACACACTGTTGAGCGTGTTCATTCACAGTGCTTTATAAACTGTGTTAACATTATAATATTATTTCTGTAAGAACATTAAATAGTTTTGAACATTACCATCCACTTcagttatacttttaaaattggaATACAACTCTAGCTTTTTAACAGTATTTACagtttaaaatggttatttttttttctttaatgccaTCTGTTAACCCGCTCTTTGTTGCAGTAACACTTTACGTGTTAGGAGGAGCTTTTTCCCTATGGTCCCTAATcttgagatttaaaaacaatttaaggtTTTGAGCATTTGGCAgttaaaacttttttgaaaagtCTGTCCATCTATTAATTTAGTTTGATAAAATTTGTAAAACTTCACTTTTAAACCATGTACCAAATCTGCCAAGTGTCTGTATAAAATAGTTTGGTTGAATAACAAATTGTTGTCCATTAAAGCTTTTGATCCCTCTCTCAAAGCAGTTTATgtctcaaggggaaaaaaaaacattgaaaagcaATGGCTTGTTTTTACATAGTATatgttttagattttctttggttttttgaAATTATAGGTTTTCTACATAATACAGAATCCCCACAAGCAGACAAACCTCCTCAGAGACATAAACCCAGTGCTGCTAGTGAACCAGATGGCTGATCTCATCATTTCCTGTTGGTtgttcccccctcccaccccccagaccCTAGTCCCGTGCTGATGGAATTTCCAATTTGGTTCCTCAGATTTTTCTTATAGGAAAATAAGGTACAGAATGTTTAGAACAACCATCTGACAAACTGATATGATTCTATTTATCCtctgttctctgtgtttctgtaaTGGAATTTTTACAACTCCAAAAAGCAGTATTTTAGACTTACTGGAAATCCGTATCAGAACAGCGATGTGAATCtgccactgagaaaaaaaaaaattaaaaatttcatttttttttatggtggttTGTTTTTGTGTCATGAAGCAGTTGACTTCCTGCAGCAGCACAGATGCTAAATAATCAAGGGCACCTTTCTCTTGTCTACATCCAGTAGTTAAGAACATAGGATATGCACATGTTCATTACCACCGTGGTAGAGCCATCATTAACTCATATGAAAACTGGAATTAAAAGCCAAAGACAACTAGTCATTCCTTACTATCCTAATAATTTCCCACCGGTGATTAACCTAAGCTCCTTAGGGCTTTCTGCATCATCTCGTGACCTGATGAGTTCTCGTGTG from Zalophus californianus isolate mZalCal1 chromosome 11, mZalCal1.pri.v2, whole genome shotgun sequence harbors:
- the ZC3H12C gene encoding probable ribonuclease ZC3H12C isoform X3 — its product is MPGSGPQEYGVLCIQEYRKNSKVESSTRNSFMGLKDHLGHDLGHLYVESTDPHLNTSVPWSMVEKPTMDKVNSGKEEKEVSEENTSSGDSEESTHSDNESEHLRSVSVEPCLLTKTHRQLCRSPRLEPHILKRSDILQDFKPEESQTTSKEVKKPPDVVREYQTKLEFALKLGYSEEQVQLVLNKLGTDALINDILGELVKLGNKSEAEQTVSTMTSVPRDSSSLESQRSDSPMQESTADDGENLRPVVIDGSNVAMSHGNKEVFSCRGIKLAVDWFLERGHKDVTVFVPAWRKEQSRPDALITDQEILRKLEKEKILVFTPSRRVQGRRVVCYDDRFIVKLAFESDGIIVSNDNYRDLANEKPEWKKFIDERLLMYSFVNDKFMPPDDPLGRHGPSLDNFLRKKPIVPEHKKQPCPYGKKCTYGHKCKYYHPERGSQPQRSVADELRAMSRNTAAKTANEGGLVKSNSVPCSTKADSTSDVKRGAPKRQSDPSIRTQVYQDLEEKLPTKNKLETRSVPSLVSIPATSTAKPQSTTSLSNGLPSGVHFPPQDQRPQGQYPPMVMATKNHGTPMPYEQYPKCDSPVDIGYYSMLNAYSNLSISGPRSPERRFSLDTDYRISSVASDCSSEGSMSCGSSDSYVGYNDRSYVSSPDPQLEENLKCQHMRPHSRLNSQPFLQNFHDPLARAQSYSHEEPKYHHKPPLPHLAVHLQHPAVGARSSCPGEYPSPPSSAHPKAPHLGRSLVATRIDSISDSRLYDSSPSRPRKPYSPQEGLGSWDRQSYGVDAYSYRQTYSLPDSSTQPCYEQFTFQSLPEQQEPTWRMPYCGMPPDPPRYQDNREKIYINLCNIFPPDLVRTVMKRNPHMTDAQQLAAAILVEKSQLGY
- the ZC3H12C gene encoding probable ribonuclease ZC3H12C isoform X2, whose translation is MAAQKRPQEYGVLCIQEYRKNSKVESSTRNSFMGLKDHLGHDLGHLYVESTDPHLNTSVPWSMVEKPTMDKVNSGKEEKEVSEENTSSGDSEESTHSDNESEHLRSVSVEPCLLTKTHRQLCRSPRLEPHILKRSDILQDFKPEESQTTSKEVKKPPDVVREYQTKLEFALKLGYSEEQVQLVLNKLGTDALINDILGELVKLGNKSEAEQTVSTMTSVPRDSSSLESQRSDSPMQESTADDGENLRPVVIDGSNVAMSHGNKEVFSCRGIKLAVDWFLERGHKDVTVFVPAWRKEQSRPDALITDQEILRKLEKEKILVFTPSRRVQGRRVVCYDDRFIVKLAFESDGIIVSNDNYRDLANEKPEWKKFIDERLLMYSFVNDKFMPPDDPLGRHGPSLDNFLRKKPIVPEHKKQPCPYGKKCTYGHKCKYYHPERGSQPQRSVADELRAMSRNTAAKTANEGGLVKSNSVPCSTKADSTSDVKRGAPKRQSDPSIRTQVYQDLEEKLPTKNKLETRSVPSLVSIPATSTAKPQSTTSLSNGLPSGVHFPPQDQRPQGQYPPMVMATKNHGTPMPYEQYPKCDSPVDIGYYSMLNAYSNLSISGPRSPERRFSLDTDYRISSVASDCSSEGSMSCGSSDSYVGYNDRSYVSSPDPQLEENLKCQHMRPHSRLNSQPFLQNFHDPLARAQSYSHEEPKYHHKPPLPHLAVHLQHPAVGARSSCPGEYPSPPSSAHPKAPHLGRSLVATRIDSISDSRLYDSSPSRPRKPYSPQEGLGSWDRQSYGVDAYSYRQTYSLPDSSTQPCYEQFTFQSLPEQQEPTWRMPYCGMPPDPPRYQDNREKIYINLCNIFPPDLVRTVMKRNPHMTDAQQLAAAILVEKSQLGY
- the ZC3H12C gene encoding probable ribonuclease ZC3H12C isoform X1; its protein translation is MEANPGAPDGNGPTALLLRLRTPRARGEYGVLCIQEYRKNSKVESSTRNSFMGLKDHLGHDLGHLYVESTDPHLNTSVPWSMVEKPTMDKVNSGKEEKEVSEENTSSGDSEESTHSDNESEHLRSVSVEPCLLTKTHRQLCRSPRLEPHILKRSDILQDFKPEESQTTSKEVKKPPDVVREYQTKLEFALKLGYSEEQVQLVLNKLGTDALINDILGELVKLGNKSEAEQTVSTMTSVPRDSSSLESQRSDSPMQESTADDGENLRPVVIDGSNVAMSHGNKEVFSCRGIKLAVDWFLERGHKDVTVFVPAWRKEQSRPDALITDQEILRKLEKEKILVFTPSRRVQGRRVVCYDDRFIVKLAFESDGIIVSNDNYRDLANEKPEWKKFIDERLLMYSFVNDKFMPPDDPLGRHGPSLDNFLRKKPIVPEHKKQPCPYGKKCTYGHKCKYYHPERGSQPQRSVADELRAMSRNTAAKTANEGGLVKSNSVPCSTKADSTSDVKRGAPKRQSDPSIRTQVYQDLEEKLPTKNKLETRSVPSLVSIPATSTAKPQSTTSLSNGLPSGVHFPPQDQRPQGQYPPMVMATKNHGTPMPYEQYPKCDSPVDIGYYSMLNAYSNLSISGPRSPERRFSLDTDYRISSVASDCSSEGSMSCGSSDSYVGYNDRSYVSSPDPQLEENLKCQHMRPHSRLNSQPFLQNFHDPLARAQSYSHEEPKYHHKPPLPHLAVHLQHPAVGARSSCPGEYPSPPSSAHPKAPHLGRSLVATRIDSISDSRLYDSSPSRPRKPYSPQEGLGSWDRQSYGVDAYSYRQTYSLPDSSTQPCYEQFTFQSLPEQQEPTWRMPYCGMPPDPPRYQDNREKIYINLCNIFPPDLVRTVMKRNPHMTDAQQLAAAILVEKSQLGY
- the ZC3H12C gene encoding probable ribonuclease ZC3H12C isoform X4 codes for the protein MGLKDHLGHDLGHLYVESTDPHLNTSVPWSMVEKPTMDKVNSGKEEKEVSEENTSSGDSEESTHSDNESEHLRSVSVEPCLLTKTHRQLCRSPRLEPHILKRSDILQDFKPEESQTTSKEVKKPPDVVREYQTKLEFALKLGYSEEQVQLVLNKLGTDALINDILGELVKLGNKSEAEQTVSTMTSVPRDSSSLESQRSDSPMQESTADDGENLRPVVIDGSNVAMSHGNKEVFSCRGIKLAVDWFLERGHKDVTVFVPAWRKEQSRPDALITDQEILRKLEKEKILVFTPSRRVQGRRVVCYDDRFIVKLAFESDGIIVSNDNYRDLANEKPEWKKFIDERLLMYSFVNDKFMPPDDPLGRHGPSLDNFLRKKPIVPEHKKQPCPYGKKCTYGHKCKYYHPERGSQPQRSVADELRAMSRNTAAKTANEGGLVKSNSVPCSTKADSTSDVKRGAPKRQSDPSIRTQVYQDLEEKLPTKNKLETRSVPSLVSIPATSTAKPQSTTSLSNGLPSGVHFPPQDQRPQGQYPPMVMATKNHGTPMPYEQYPKCDSPVDIGYYSMLNAYSNLSISGPRSPERRFSLDTDYRISSVASDCSSEGSMSCGSSDSYVGYNDRSYVSSPDPQLEENLKCQHMRPHSRLNSQPFLQNFHDPLARAQSYSHEEPKYHHKPPLPHLAVHLQHPAVGARSSCPGEYPSPPSSAHPKAPHLGRSLVATRIDSISDSRLYDSSPSRPRKPYSPQEGLGSWDRQSYGVDAYSYRQTYSLPDSSTQPCYEQFTFQSLPEQQEPTWRMPYCGMPPDPPRYQDNREKIYINLCNIFPPDLVRTVMKRNPHMTDAQQLAAAILVEKSQLGY